Proteins from a single region of Mailhella massiliensis:
- a CDS encoding transcription factor yields MIANKEPIILDGGANNVFVGPNNQFKIVIDEFDGKTVKAWHVETAKAKTDNLATRAQGKNIDLVVGKACRSTVHFISRWYGKMYDEHLKGMDVFK; encoded by the coding sequence ATGATCGCCAACAAGGAACCGATCATACTCGACGGCGGAGCCAACAACGTGTTTGTTGGTCCCAACAATCAGTTCAAGATCGTTATCGATGAATTTGACGGCAAGACCGTGAAGGCTTGGCATGTCGAAACCGCTAAGGCCAAGACTGACAACCTCGCGACTCGCGCCCAGGGCAAGAACATTGACCTTGTCGTCGGCAAGGCGTGCCGTTCCACCGTTCACTTCATCAGCCGCTGGTACGGCAAGATGTATGATGAACATCTGAAGGGCATGGACGTGTTCAAATAG
- a CDS encoding formate dehydrogenase subunit gamma, with the protein MIRRHSRSAIFMHWFNALCWLFLLFSGFALLAGEMQPVGEWWINLWQGMFGDRGLLVAHLAVGTLWVVVYALYIVVFCRKEVLPFLREVTTFHIKSDVEWCMKKGLWLVLGPKKTMKLGIDPALPPQGFYNAGQRMVAVMAVMASIGLAVTGIIMGFFSGNVEYALSETVLQWCIFLHFCCAGIMAILLPVHIYMAALAPGEGPALRSMFTGFVPERHIEHHNPLWYEALKKEGRL; encoded by the coding sequence ATGATCCGTCGACATTCCCGTTCCGCGATATTCATGCACTGGTTCAATGCGCTGTGCTGGCTGTTTCTGCTGTTTTCCGGTTTTGCTCTGCTTGCCGGGGAAATGCAGCCCGTAGGCGAATGGTGGATCAATCTCTGGCAGGGCATGTTCGGCGACAGAGGCCTTCTTGTGGCGCATCTTGCCGTCGGTACCCTGTGGGTCGTCGTCTACGCGCTGTATATCGTGGTCTTCTGCCGCAAAGAGGTGTTGCCCTTCCTGCGTGAAGTCACCACCTTCCATATCAAGAGCGATGTGGAATGGTGCATGAAGAAGGGGCTGTGGCTGGTGCTCGGCCCGAAGAAGACCATGAAGCTCGGCATAGATCCGGCACTTCCCCCGCAGGGCTTCTACAACGCCGGTCAGCGCATGGTGGCCGTGATGGCCGTGATGGCGAGCATCGGGCTTGCCGTGACGGGCATCATCATGGGGTTCTTCTCCGGCAATGTGGAATATGCCCTTTCGGAAACCGTGCTGCAGTGGTGCATCTTCCTTCATTTCTGCTGCGCGGGCATCATGGCCATACTCCTGCCCGTCCATATCTACATGGCGGCGCTGGCTCCGGGCGAAGGCCCCGCGCTGCGTTCCATGTTCACGGGGTTTGTGCCTGAACGCCACATCGAGCATCACAACCCGCTCTGGTATGAGGCACTGAAGAAGGAAGGCCGCCTCTAG
- a CDS encoding TOBE domain-containing protein translates to MQDRKESFFGGVLEEKELRAFLQAFYRWYEEARGPMQQCSRARVLLICLLVRFAGLRLGEALAVNDTDDIDEAQELLHVRGKWERDVPLPRTALKKILELRDAPCNVREKGRLCRLDQGYVRRIFSQRAKEAGLDGVNPTDIRDFREQELLRQGVSLPAVELFLGRGNGRKAGERETARIREAFRLWEGSRQAGRHNIVSGKPELVWKGELSCLIHITPPSGPAFAVRCSTRALSRLDILEQKEVSVFVRSLQVRLPLRRVREQNCFSGRIVDILECGEEARVMVRLDQGGQEFCAVLSRMNLEELRAERGKSVWVLIRPEDFTFGNASSLPS, encoded by the coding sequence ATGCAGGACAGAAAAGAATCGTTTTTCGGGGGAGTGCTGGAGGAGAAGGAGCTCAGGGCCTTCCTTCAGGCTTTTTACCGCTGGTACGAGGAGGCACGGGGCCCCATGCAGCAGTGCTCGCGCGCAAGGGTGCTGCTGATCTGTCTGCTTGTCCGCTTTGCGGGGCTGCGCCTCGGCGAGGCGCTGGCCGTGAACGATACGGACGATATCGACGAGGCGCAGGAGCTGCTTCATGTGCGGGGCAAATGGGAAAGAGACGTGCCCCTGCCGCGCACCGCGCTGAAGAAGATTCTGGAACTTCGCGACGCCCCCTGCAACGTACGGGAGAAGGGAAGGCTGTGCCGCCTCGATCAGGGCTATGTGCGGCGTATCTTCTCCCAGCGGGCGAAGGAGGCCGGGCTCGACGGCGTGAATCCCACGGACATACGCGACTTCCGGGAACAGGAACTTTTGCGGCAGGGGGTATCACTGCCTGCGGTGGAGCTTTTTCTCGGCAGAGGAAACGGCAGAAAGGCCGGAGAGCGGGAAACGGCCCGGATAAGGGAGGCCTTCCGGCTCTGGGAAGGCTCGCGCCAGGCGGGCAGGCACAATATCGTCAGCGGAAAGCCCGAACTTGTCTGGAAAGGAGAACTTTCCTGCCTCATTCACATCACCCCTCCGTCGGGTCCTGCTTTCGCGGTGCGCTGCTCCACGCGCGCGCTTTCCCGGCTGGATATTCTGGAGCAGAAGGAAGTCAGCGTCTTCGTGCGCTCCCTTCAGGTGCGTCTTCCGCTGCGCAGAGTCCGGGAACAGAACTGCTTCAGCGGGCGCATCGTCGATATTCTGGAATGCGGGGAGGAAGCCCGCGTCATGGTACGGCTCGATCAGGGAGGGCAGGAGTTCTGCGCCGTGCTCTCCCGCATGAACCTTGAGGAGCTCCGGGCGGAGCGGGGGAAAAGCGTCTGGGTATTGATACGCCCGGAAGATTTCACCTTCGGCAATGCCTCGTCGCTTCCGTCCTGA
- a CDS encoding ComEA family DNA-binding protein — translation MDIKRILACFAVAALCLTGTAFAAEKANLNSATEEELAADPNIGADLARKIVEYRENVGDFASYEELKEVEGITDTKIKQINEHFEIEGVASFDCNC, via the coding sequence ATGGATATCAAGCGCATTCTTGCCTGCTTCGCCGTTGCCGCCCTTTGCCTTACCGGCACCGCCTTCGCCGCTGAAAAAGCCAATCTGAACAGCGCCACCGAAGAAGAGCTCGCCGCTGATCCCAACATCGGCGCCGATCTCGCCAGAAAGATCGTGGAGTACCGCGAAAACGTCGGTGACTTTGCGAGCTATGAAGAACTGAAGGAAGTGGAAGGCATCACCGACACCAAGATCAAGCAGATCAACGAACACTTCGAAATCGAAGGCGTGGCCAGCTTCGACTGCAACTGCTGA
- a CDS encoding sigma-54 interaction domain-containing protein, with translation MYLVLLTEIADALERSLPPREALQLTLQIMSRHLGVKRASVALTDPDGKEVRIYASLGLSSTEEARGHYALGEGITGRVIAGGRPEIVPDVAGDTRFLNRTRARNLRKEHTAFICVPIRLDDQVVGALAVDRRAGARESLDDQSRLLTVIASLMAHTAGRCRAGLSPTPKKKAQPQPGRIPGFIGQSEVMNLVFTRIRQAAPSSATVLLRGESGTGKELAAHAIHEASGRRDKPFISLNCAALPDSLVESELFGHERGAFTGATTVRKGRFELADGGTLFLDEVGELSLPMQAKLLRVIQERSFERLGGMESIQVDVRLIAATNRDLEQMVKEGAFRKDLYYRLNVFPIVLPPLRDRPEDILSLAAHFIQRYSAANGKTGVRLSLSAMEMLQRYRWPGNIRELENVMERAVLLVSGEGLILPLHLPPNLHSAGCPYGEEGGFGEHPLMGSLQQRLDEMERAYIIEALSHFQGHLGRAAAALGLTERMMALRMKKYGITYKAFRHPTA, from the coding sequence ATGTATCTTGTTCTGCTTACCGAAATAGCCGACGCGCTGGAACGCTCTCTGCCTCCGCGCGAAGCGCTTCAGCTCACGCTTCAGATCATGTCCCGGCATCTGGGGGTGAAGCGGGCTTCCGTTGCGCTGACCGATCCCGACGGGAAGGAGGTGCGTATCTACGCCTCCCTCGGACTTTCCTCCACGGAAGAAGCACGGGGGCACTATGCCCTGGGCGAAGGCATCACGGGCCGGGTCATTGCCGGGGGAAGACCGGAAATCGTTCCCGACGTGGCGGGCGATACGCGCTTTCTCAACAGAACAAGAGCCCGAAACCTGCGTAAGGAACATACCGCCTTCATCTGCGTCCCCATCCGTCTGGACGATCAGGTCGTAGGCGCACTCGCCGTCGACCGCAGGGCCGGGGCCCGTGAATCGCTGGACGATCAGAGCCGCCTGCTTACCGTCATTGCCTCCCTCATGGCCCATACGGCAGGGCGGTGCCGGGCCGGACTTTCCCCGACGCCGAAAAAGAAGGCGCAGCCTCAGCCCGGGCGTATTCCGGGCTTCATCGGGCAGTCGGAGGTCATGAACCTCGTGTTCACCCGCATCCGTCAGGCAGCGCCCTCCTCGGCTACGGTACTGCTTCGCGGCGAAAGCGGTACGGGCAAGGAGCTGGCAGCCCATGCCATACACGAAGCAAGCGGCCGCAGAGACAAGCCCTTCATTTCCCTGAACTGTGCCGCCCTGCCCGACAGTCTGGTGGAAAGCGAACTTTTCGGTCACGAACGCGGAGCCTTCACCGGTGCAACCACCGTAAGGAAAGGCCGCTTCGAACTGGCCGACGGCGGAACCCTTTTTCTGGACGAGGTGGGAGAACTCAGTCTGCCCATGCAGGCAAAACTTCTGCGCGTCATTCAGGAACGCAGTTTCGAACGTCTGGGCGGCATGGAAAGCATACAGGTGGACGTAAGACTCATAGCGGCCACCAACCGCGATCTGGAGCAGATGGTAAAGGAAGGCGCCTTCCGCAAGGACCTCTATTACCGCCTCAACGTCTTTCCCATCGTGCTTCCCCCGCTGCGCGACAGGCCGGAGGATATCCTTTCCCTTGCGGCGCACTTCATCCAGCGCTACAGCGCGGCCAACGGCAAAACAGGCGTGCGCCTTTCCCTTTCCGCCATGGAAATGCTTCAGCGCTACCGCTGGCCGGGCAACATACGCGAACTGGAAAACGTCATGGAACGGGCGGTGCTTCTCGTCAGCGGGGAAGGTCTTATTCTGCCCCTGCACCTGCCGCCCAACCTGCACAGCGCGGGCTGCCCCTACGGGGAGGAAGGAGGCTTCGGAGAACATCCCCTCATGGGTTCCCTGCAACAGCGGCTGGATGAAATGGAACGCGCCTACATCATCGAAGCCCTTTCCCATTTTCAGGGGCATCTCGGCCGGGCCGCCGCAGCGCTGGGCCTGACGGAACGCATGATGGCCCTGCGCATGAAAAAATACGGCATTACCTACAAGGCGTTCCGGCATCCCACCGCCTGA
- a CDS encoding FmdE family protein, whose product MNIGNHTFEEFKSLAERFHGYAAPGLLLGGYMVALAKRHLPEGTLFEAISETRKCLPDAVQLLSLCSMGNNWVKVRNLGRYAVTLYDKYTGKGVRVSVDLEKLKAWPEYYAWLMKKKPKQAQDEKRLLREIEDAGDTICRVEEVAVHTGLLGHAHTGSVSVCPVCGEGYPTADGPICRACQGETYYDSRAAQAPQAASSTGVRIVPAEEAVGKVLAHDMTRIVPGEFKGSAFSAGQTVSPGDLCRLQQIGRFDVAVVDENAAPSPKGAPAHENEAAEAFARRMAGPGVRYSLPPREGKIDFVAECSGLLSVDVKKLERFNLVPEVMCASRQDATLVQEGKKIAGTRAIPLFLSREHMGQALSVLGEEPLFTVTPLRRARMGILVTGTEVFNGLIEDKFIPVMSEKARQYGCDVLRTVIVPDDRAKIASEVKNMVEAGVDLLVTTGGMSVDPGDVTRPALLDAGLTDMLYGMPVLPGAMAMVGRICAPSGDVQVMGVPACALFFKNTVFDLLLPRLLAGRRITRGELARMGEGGYCLTCSVCTYPKCGFGK is encoded by the coding sequence ATGAACATCGGCAACCATACCTTTGAAGAATTCAAATCTCTGGCGGAACGCTTTCACGGCTATGCCGCGCCCGGCCTGCTGCTCGGCGGCTACATGGTGGCTCTGGCAAAGAGGCATCTGCCGGAGGGCACGCTTTTCGAGGCCATTTCCGAAACGCGCAAATGCCTGCCCGACGCGGTGCAGCTTCTTTCCCTGTGCAGCATGGGCAACAACTGGGTCAAGGTGCGCAACCTGGGGCGCTATGCCGTCACCTTGTATGACAAGTACACAGGCAAGGGCGTACGCGTAAGCGTGGATCTTGAAAAGCTGAAGGCCTGGCCGGAATACTACGCCTGGCTCATGAAGAAAAAGCCCAAGCAGGCACAAGATGAAAAAAGGCTCCTGAGAGAAATAGAAGATGCGGGCGACACCATCTGCCGCGTGGAAGAAGTGGCCGTGCACACCGGCCTTCTGGGACATGCCCATACCGGTTCCGTATCGGTGTGCCCCGTCTGCGGGGAAGGCTACCCCACGGCGGACGGGCCCATCTGCCGCGCCTGCCAGGGCGAAACCTACTACGATTCCCGGGCGGCGCAGGCTCCTCAGGCGGCATCCTCCACGGGCGTACGCATCGTTCCCGCGGAAGAAGCCGTGGGCAAGGTGCTCGCCCACGACATGACGCGCATCGTTCCCGGCGAATTCAAGGGCAGCGCCTTCAGCGCTGGGCAGACCGTAAGCCCCGGCGACCTGTGCCGCCTTCAGCAGATAGGCCGTTTCGACGTGGCCGTGGTGGACGAGAACGCCGCCCCCTCGCCCAAGGGCGCACCGGCCCATGAAAACGAAGCCGCGGAAGCCTTCGCCCGCCGCATGGCCGGGCCCGGCGTACGCTACAGCCTTCCTCCCCGCGAAGGCAAAATCGATTTCGTGGCCGAATGTTCCGGCCTGCTTTCCGTAGACGTGAAGAAGCTGGAACGCTTCAATCTGGTCCCCGAGGTGATGTGCGCCTCCCGGCAGGACGCCACGCTGGTGCAGGAAGGCAAGAAAATCGCGGGAACCCGCGCCATTCCCCTGTTCCTCAGCCGCGAACACATGGGGCAGGCGCTTTCCGTTCTCGGAGAGGAACCTCTCTTCACGGTCACGCCTCTGCGCCGCGCCCGCATGGGCATACTGGTCACGGGTACGGAAGTATTCAACGGACTCATCGAGGACAAGTTCATCCCGGTCATGAGCGAAAAGGCCCGGCAGTACGGCTGCGACGTGCTGCGTACCGTCATCGTTCCCGACGACAGGGCGAAAATCGCCTCTGAAGTGAAGAACATGGTGGAAGCGGGCGTGGATCTGCTCGTGACCACGGGCGGCATGTCCGTGGACCCCGGCGACGTCACCCGTCCCGCCCTTCTGGATGCGGGACTTACGGACATGCTTTACGGTATGCCCGTACTGCCCGGAGCCATGGCCATGGTGGGGCGCATCTGCGCTCCCTCCGGCGACGTGCAGGTCATGGGCGTGCCCGCCTGCGCCCTGTTCTTCAAGAACACCGTGTTCGACCTGCTGCTGCCCCGTCTTCTGGCAGGCCGCCGCATCACCCGCGGCGAACTGGCCCGCATGGGGGAAGGGGGCTACTGCCTCACCTGTTCCGTATGCACCTACCCCAAGTGCGGTTTCGGCAAATAG
- a CDS encoding methionine ABC transporter ATP-binding protein, with translation MAEPIIRICNLEKKYQSKNSEVYALRGINLDINRGDIFGIIGRSGAGKSTLVRCINMLERPTGGQVLFEGKDLCVLSDRELRHARRSMGMIFQQFNLLMQRTAMENVCFPLELVGTPKAEARKRAAELLELVGLSDRANSYPSQLSGGQKQRVAIARALASDPKVLLCDEATSALDPSTTESILSLIKDINRRLGITAVIITHEMSVIEKICSHVAIIAGGKIAETGPVEEVFYHPRTEAARTMVIPDALKPERLPSERVVRIVFNGASSLEPIIGNMILDCGKPLSILYSDLREIDGVVCGQMVMQLPDDAEACKRIHAFAASRGLELEDMNHV, from the coding sequence ATGGCTGAGCCAATCATCAGAATCTGCAACCTGGAAAAGAAATACCAGAGCAAAAATTCTGAAGTCTATGCCCTGCGGGGCATCAATCTCGATATCAATCGCGGTGATATTTTCGGCATTATCGGCCGCAGCGGCGCGGGCAAGTCCACGCTGGTGCGCTGCATCAACATGCTGGAGCGTCCTACGGGCGGTCAGGTTCTTTTCGAAGGAAAGGATCTGTGCGTTCTCTCCGACAGGGAACTGCGCCATGCCCGGCGGTCCATGGGCATGATCTTCCAGCAGTTCAATCTGCTCATGCAGCGCACGGCCATGGAAAACGTGTGCTTCCCGCTGGAACTTGTGGGCACTCCGAAGGCAGAGGCCAGAAAGAGAGCCGCCGAACTTCTGGAACTGGTGGGCCTCTCCGACAGGGCGAATTCCTACCCCTCCCAGCTTTCCGGCGGACAGAAGCAGCGTGTGGCCATAGCCCGCGCCCTGGCTTCCGACCCCAAGGTCCTGTTGTGCGATGAAGCCACCTCCGCCCTCGACCCGAGCACCACGGAATCCATCCTCTCCCTCATCAAGGACATCAACCGCCGTCTCGGCATTACGGCCGTGATCATCACCCATGAGATGAGCGTGATCGAAAAGATATGCAGCCATGTCGCCATCATTGCAGGCGGCAAGATTGCGGAAACCGGACCTGTTGAGGAAGTGTTCTATCACCCCCGCACGGAAGCGGCGCGCACCATGGTCATTCCCGACGCACTCAAGCCGGAAAGGCTTCCCTCCGAGCGCGTCGTGCGCATCGTGTTCAACGGCGCGAGCAGCCTGGAACCCATCATCGGCAACATGATTCTCGACTGCGGCAAGCCCCTCAGCATTCTGTATTCCGATCTGCGTGAGATAGACGGCGTCGTCTGCGGGCAGATGGTCATGCAGCTTCCCGACGACGCGGAAGCCTGTAAACGCATTCATGCCTTTGCCGCTTCCCGCGGCCTGGAACTGGAGGATATGAACCATGTTTGA
- a CDS encoding molybdopterin-containing oxidoreductase family protein — protein sequence MPDAYSRRNFLKLSAALVAGGAAIANPSRARAIGYVPPKGGPVTEVKGYCPFCQVRCTYIARVQDGKILSITGDRNNYWTGGAMCPKGMSILELMDSPFRITEPMYHEPDGSWRRISYQEAVDMVVERMKAVRDKYGDKGGNRVALTMPLWDCFESEVAALMALRTVGCVQAMPPGETCVSTASNMLGLMLGVNSGSTQVDELPRAETVILWGANVNDLYPPYTRWLKAAREAGTKIIYIDPRRTRTSIWCDSQLRPQPGTDGVLALGAIRYILEQGSYDEERARFQIEDFENLAPQTEKFTLEYVQSVTGLSREEIVAFYDTVAASRKTIVWIGGSLSRQTNGITTDRAIILMQALRDNLIGEGRGMLTFQSGKPGGGEELVDHYFGENKTPKMNFRRLRMAMEKKRLDILFLNSSYRRNPDALGVRKAIQKVPFVVHMGFFLDEESEVSTLFIPATFGPESQGCGYGNENQVAWREKIVEAPGSCVPAWQFYRDIGRKMDPEHYPDFKDPEEICRMMQKEVPSWKGITMERMRTSPTVTWPLFEEGDEERRGTVFTEGRLLTPTGKMTVMDRVFGGIDRWDYPKGHPKSKDGKKDFPLVLTQGKQLWHWQQTLTNFARSMAQFSNGRFVQVNPKTAQELGLRQRDRVMLETTMGGIEAWVDITENVLPGAVFTPANCCRTTPLKENQSESICDILPNYWDRISAQHNCTGCRLRKI from the coding sequence ATGCCCGACGCTTACTCACGAAGAAATTTTCTTAAGTTGAGCGCAGCCCTGGTCGCGGGCGGAGCGGCCATCGCCAATCCGTCCAGAGCACGCGCCATCGGCTACGTTCCTCCCAAAGGCGGCCCCGTGACGGAAGTCAAGGGGTACTGCCCCTTCTGTCAGGTGCGCTGCACCTATATCGCCCGTGTGCAGGACGGCAAGATACTCAGCATTACCGGGGACAGGAACAACTACTGGACCGGCGGCGCCATGTGCCCCAAGGGCATGTCCATTCTTGAACTCATGGACAGCCCCTTCCGCATTACCGAACCCATGTACCATGAACCGGACGGAAGCTGGCGCAGGATAAGCTACCAGGAAGCGGTGGACATGGTTGTCGAGCGCATGAAGGCCGTGCGCGACAAGTACGGCGACAAGGGAGGCAACCGCGTTGCGCTGACCATGCCCTTGTGGGACTGCTTCGAATCCGAAGTGGCCGCGCTCATGGCGCTGCGTACCGTGGGCTGCGTGCAGGCCATGCCCCCGGGGGAAACCTGCGTATCCACGGCTTCCAACATGCTGGGCCTCATGCTCGGCGTGAACAGCGGTTCCACCCAGGTGGACGAGCTGCCCAGGGCAGAGACCGTCATTCTCTGGGGCGCCAACGTCAACGACCTGTATCCGCCCTATACCCGCTGGCTCAAGGCCGCGCGTGAGGCGGGCACGAAAATCATCTATATCGATCCGCGCAGAACGCGTACCAGCATCTGGTGCGACAGCCAGCTGCGTCCGCAGCCCGGTACCGACGGCGTGCTGGCTCTCGGCGCCATCCGCTATATTCTGGAGCAGGGCTCCTACGACGAGGAGCGGGCCCGCTTCCAGATTGAGGACTTCGAAAATCTCGCTCCGCAGACGGAAAAGTTCACGCTGGAATACGTGCAGTCCGTCACCGGCCTTTCCCGCGAGGAAATCGTCGCCTTCTACGATACCGTGGCCGCGAGCAGAAAGACCATAGTCTGGATCGGCGGTTCCCTTTCCCGTCAGACCAACGGCATCACCACCGACCGTGCCATCATTCTCATGCAGGCCCTGCGCGACAACCTCATCGGCGAGGGCAGGGGCATGCTCACCTTCCAGAGCGGCAAGCCCGGCGGCGGTGAGGAACTGGTGGACCATTACTTCGGCGAGAACAAGACTCCGAAAATGAACTTCCGCCGTCTGCGCATGGCCATGGAAAAGAAGAGACTCGACATTCTTTTCCTGAATTCCAGCTATCGCCGCAATCCCGACGCGCTGGGCGTGCGCAAGGCCATCCAGAAAGTGCCCTTCGTGGTACACATGGGCTTCTTCCTTGACGAGGAGTCCGAAGTTTCCACGCTGTTCATTCCCGCCACCTTCGGCCCGGAAAGTCAGGGCTGCGGTTACGGCAATGAAAATCAGGTAGCCTGGAGAGAAAAAATTGTGGAAGCTCCCGGTTCATGCGTGCCTGCGTGGCAGTTCTACCGCGATATCGGCCGCAAGATGGACCCCGAACATTATCCCGACTTCAAGGACCCGGAAGAAATCTGCCGCATGATGCAGAAGGAGGTTCCCTCCTGGAAGGGCATTACCATGGAGCGTATGCGTACTTCCCCCACCGTGACCTGGCCGCTGTTTGAAGAAGGCGATGAGGAGCGCAGGGGGACCGTGTTCACGGAAGGCAGGCTCCTCACCCCCACGGGCAAGATGACGGTGATGGACAGGGTGTTCGGCGGCATCGATCGCTGGGATTATCCCAAGGGTCACCCGAAGAGCAAGGACGGCAAGAAGGATTTTCCGCTTGTTCTTACTCAGGGCAAGCAGCTCTGGCACTGGCAGCAGACGCTGACCAACTTTGCCCGTTCCATGGCACAGTTCTCGAACGGCCGTTTCGTGCAGGTCAACCCGAAGACCGCACAGGAACTCGGCCTCAGGCAGCGCGACCGCGTGATGCTGGAAACCACCATGGGCGGCATCGAAGCCTGGGTGGATATTACGGAGAACGTGCTCCCCGGCGCGGTGTTCACCCCAGCCAACTGCTGCCGGACCACGCCGCTCAAGGAAAACCAGAGCGAATCCATCTGCGATATCCTGCCGAATTACTGGGACCGCATTTCTGCGCAGCACAACTGCACAGGGTGCCGCCTGAGAAAAATATGA
- a CDS encoding GNAT family N-acetyltransferase encodes MILETSRVRLRPWEESDLAPFRTLNADPAIMRFFPAPLTHEESDALAASLQERMQRNGFGLWALELPGIAPFAGFIGLNVPAFNPSLVEIGWRMHKNFWGRGFATEGAALAMEAGFSLFSLKDICSFTATLNTPSRRVMQRLGMEHHPEDDFNHPALPLEHRLSRHVLYRMSKERWTVQKERFPFLRHMRVTEKTR; translated from the coding sequence ATGATTCTTGAAACTTCGCGCGTCCGTCTGCGTCCGTGGGAGGAAAGCGACCTTGCGCCCTTCCGCACCCTGAATGCCGATCCTGCAATCATGCGTTTCTTTCCCGCTCCGCTGACGCATGAAGAAAGCGACGCTCTGGCCGCATCTCTGCAGGAACGCATGCAGCGGAACGGATTCGGCCTGTGGGCGCTGGAACTTCCGGGGATTGCGCCCTTTGCAGGCTTCATCGGGCTGAACGTGCCCGCCTTCAACCCCTCCCTTGTGGAAATAGGCTGGAGAATGCACAAAAACTTCTGGGGCAGAGGTTTTGCCACGGAAGGCGCAGCTCTGGCCATGGAAGCGGGCTTTTCCCTCTTTTCTCTTAAGGATATCTGCAGCTTTACGGCCACGCTCAACACGCCTTCCCGGCGCGTGATGCAAAGGCTCGGCATGGAACATCACCCGGAAGACGACTTCAACCACCCCGCCCTGCCTCTTGAACATCGCCTTTCGCGGCATGTGCTCTACCGCATGTCGAAAGAACGCTGGACCGTGCAGAAAGAACGCTTTCCCTTCCTTCGGCATATGCGCGTGACGGAAAAAACGCGTTAA
- the ybaK gene encoding Cys-tRNA(Pro) deacylase, with protein sequence MASLKKTNAARVLDKLGIPYALNSYPVDIDDLSATHVAESMGVDPSCVFKTLVTRGHPNGIAMAVVPGNAELSLKKLAAVFHDKNVEMVPLKEVLPLTGYIRGGCSPVGTKKPYPVCIDESARNFEKIYVSAGQRGLQFLIAPEDLARAVNAVFADIVMR encoded by the coding sequence ATGGCATCCCTCAAGAAAACAAATGCAGCCCGGGTTCTGGACAAGCTGGGCATTCCCTACGCGCTTAACAGTTATCCTGTGGATATTGATGATCTTTCTGCAACGCATGTTGCGGAAAGCATGGGTGTGGATCCTTCCTGCGTATTTAAAACACTCGTTACCCGGGGGCATCCCAACGGCATCGCCATGGCGGTGGTTCCCGGCAATGCCGAACTCAGCCTGAAAAAACTCGCCGCCGTTTTTCACGACAAAAACGTGGAAATGGTACCTCTTAAGGAAGTGCTTCCCCTCACGGGATACATCCGTGGCGGCTGTTCTCCCGTAGGTACCAAAAAGCCCTACCCCGTCTGCATCGACGAATCCGCCAGAAATTTTGAAAAGATCTACGTTTCCGCAGGGCAGCGCGGTCTTCAGTTCCTCATTGCGCCGGAAGATCTGGCCCGGGCGGTCAACGCCGTGTTTGCCGACATCGTCATGCGCTGA
- a CDS encoding 4Fe-4S dicluster domain-containing protein, whose translation MARYVMVIDSEKCMNCKACIIACQQRNHVPYGLSRNWVHETDSTSSPCGFKFQPGACMHCDDPSCVRACPTGATWKGSDGAVEIDRSRCIGCGSCISACPYHARFRHPETGTADKCDYCRASTPGQEPACVAVCPVHCRIFGDADDPSSEVAKVLASRKAVHVVPLNSGAKPTLTYLDTTTPDALPEGSTVSYPVDTMRPLAKGVTWVGGLVLAALTGTFVRQLIKSSEKEDEEIAAEKKGAAQEKREKEDNA comes from the coding sequence ATGGCTCGATATGTCATGGTCATTGATTCTGAAAAGTGCATGAACTGCAAGGCGTGCATCATTGCATGCCAGCAGCGCAATCATGTTCCCTACGGCCTTTCCCGCAACTGGGTGCATGAAACGGACAGCACAAGCTCTCCCTGCGGCTTCAAGTTCCAGCCCGGCGCATGCATGCATTGCGACGATCCTTCCTGTGTGCGGGCCTGCCCCACGGGCGCTACATGGAAGGGCAGTGACGGCGCCGTGGAAATAGACCGTTCCCGCTGCATCGGCTGCGGAAGCTGCATTTCCGCCTGCCCCTATCATGCCCGGTTCCGTCACCCCGAAACCGGAACCGCCGACAAGTGCGATTACTGCCGTGCGAGCACGCCCGGGCAGGAGCCTGCATGTGTGGCCGTATGCCCCGTGCATTGCCGTATTTTCGGCGATGCGGACGATCCTTCCTCCGAAGTGGCGAAGGTTCTCGCCTCGCGCAAGGCCGTGCACGTCGTTCCTTTAAACAGCGGAGCGAAGCCCACGCTCACCTATCTTGATACCACCACGCCCGACGCGCTGCCCGAAGGCAGCACCGTCAGCTACCCCGTCGATACCATGCGGCCCCTGGCCAAGGGCGTCACCTGGGTGGGCGGCCTTGTGCTGGCCGCGCTCACCGGCACCTTCGTCCGTCAGCTCATCAAGTCTTCCGAAAAGGAAGACGAGGAAATCGCGGCGGAAAAGAAGGGCGCTGCTCAAGAGAAGCGCGAAAAGGAGGATAACGCATGA